One window from the genome of Alkalibaculum bacchi encodes:
- a CDS encoding DUF4315 family protein has protein sequence MSKKKEKVLLEITKTKGKIAELQQKLRELERQKTELENTEIVELVRSTKMNTSELSTFLKAYREKNDASFFIQKQEEITHEEN, from the coding sequence ATGAGTAAGAAGAAAGAAAAGGTTCTTTTAGAAATTACAAAAACAAAAGGAAAAATTGCAGAATTACAACAGAAGCTCCGAGAATTGGAGCGACAAAAAACAGAACTGGAAAATACCGAGATTGTAGAGCTTGTTCGTAGTACCAAAATGAATACCAGTGAGCTATCTACATTTTTAAAGGCGTATCGTGAAAAAAATGATGCGTCTTTTTTCATTCAAAAACAGGAGGAAATAACCCATGAAGAAAATTAA
- a CDS encoding general stress protein has translation MRKRLLKRFSYLYTGELMSVVMFIVVFFLLKKVYPQLRLYSLTSFWISFFLLEFLLVQGSIYWYVKWNRLKKENTTVTPIQVVKSFKNLKKLNIGLIIIIMFIFAFDFLKLYPSLPLGSLGIAGFIYIFAILEYINYFHFQLSYDNLSDIKYLLRSKRLKQSCLSRDFDSMV, from the coding sequence TTGAGAAAAAGATTATTAAAACGATTTTCATATTTATATACTGGCGAATTAATGTCAGTAGTAATGTTTATTGTCGTATTTTTTTTACTTAAGAAAGTTTATCCCCAATTACGATTGTATTCGCTAACCTCTTTTTGGATTTCTTTTTTTCTTTTAGAATTTCTATTAGTGCAGGGAAGTATATATTGGTATGTAAAATGGAACAGATTAAAGAAAGAAAATACAACAGTAACTCCTATCCAAGTTGTAAAAAGCTTTAAAAATTTGAAGAAATTAAATATCGGCCTAATAATTATCATAATGTTTATTTTTGCGTTTGATTTTTTAAAATTATATCCATCATTACCTTTAGGCAGCTTGGGCATTGCAGGCTTTATCTATATATTTGCGATACTTGAATATATTAACTATTTTCACTTTCAACTTTCGTATGATAATCTTTCTGATATTAAGTATTTATTGAGGTCAAAAAGGCTTAAACAATCATGTCTAAGCAGGGACTTTGATAGTATGGTTTAA
- a CDS encoding DNA topoisomerase 3, with protein MKLVIAEKPSVAQNISAVIGAKVRKDGYMEGNGYLVSWCVGHLVELASADCYDEKYAKWQYKDLPILPLNNWKYVISKGKEKQMKIIGNLMKRSDVTEIIAATDAGREGELIFRLVYERLSCKKPIKRLWISSMEESAIEEGFKNLRNGSDYELLYQSALCRAKADWIVGINATRLFSVLYGQTLNVGRVMSPTLAMMVEREADITSFKVTPFYTVQLDLGSLILSGEKLQEKQEAETLRNACDGQNIIIEKTERKEKSENPPKLYDLTTLQREANRQLGFTAEQTLGYVQSLYEKKLITYPRTDSRYITEDMKDSIPALVKTTAGFFMPENVQPSINTVQIIDNSKVSDHHAIIPTMGIESYDIHSLPFGEREVLLLIALRLVCAVGDNCRYAETLITAKYSGAIFTAKGKTILEDGWKAIQKIYLDTKKEQSQEEKDTALPPVAQGEVYPAKATIKEGKTSPPKHFTDDTLLSAMENANNAVDYTERKGIGTPATRAGILEKLIKTGLAERRGQKKIKYFIPTHKGISLVTVLPDAIKSAQLTTQWEEQLKKIEHGTLYPNTFLKNISLMTKDIVSTYEIIEGADTLFPSNSKGESIGKCPRCGVRVLANKKGFCCENRTCGFALWKENKFFTAKKKKLTKTIAAELLENGKVKLNGCYSEKTGKIYDAIIILDDTGGKYVNLKMEFPTKKGR; from the coding sequence ATGAAATTAGTCATTGCAGAAAAACCGTCCGTAGCACAAAATATTTCTGCCGTTATCGGTGCTAAGGTCAGAAAAGATGGATATATGGAAGGCAACGGCTATCTTGTATCATGGTGTGTGGGACATTTGGTGGAACTTGCCTCTGCCGATTGCTACGATGAAAAATATGCTAAATGGCAGTATAAGGATTTGCCTATCTTGCCCCTTAATAATTGGAAGTATGTCATTTCAAAGGGCAAGGAAAAGCAAATGAAGATTATTGGAAACCTAATGAAACGCAGTGATGTTACTGAAATAATTGCCGCCACAGATGCAGGACGTGAGGGAGAACTCATCTTCCGATTAGTTTATGAAAGGCTATCCTGTAAAAAGCCTATTAAAAGGCTTTGGATTTCCTCAATGGAGGAAAGTGCCATTGAGGAAGGTTTTAAAAATCTTCGTAATGGATCAGATTATGAATTGCTTTACCAATCTGCACTATGCCGAGCCAAAGCCGATTGGATTGTAGGTATTAACGCTACCCGCCTATTTTCTGTTCTCTATGGACAGACCTTAAATGTGGGCAGAGTGATGTCTCCTACTCTTGCCATGATGGTAGAGCGTGAGGCTGATATTACAAGCTTTAAAGTAACACCTTTCTATACCGTACAGCTTGACTTAGGAAGTCTTATCCTATCAGGAGAAAAACTTCAAGAAAAACAGGAGGCAGAAACTTTACGCAATGCCTGTGACGGTCAGAATATCATCATCGAAAAGACAGAGCGAAAAGAAAAATCAGAAAACCCCCCTAAACTCTATGACCTTACCACATTGCAAAGAGAGGCAAACAGACAGCTTGGATTTACCGCAGAGCAGACCTTGGGATATGTCCAAAGCCTTTATGAAAAGAAGTTAATTACCTATCCTAGAACAGACAGCCGTTATATTACGGAAGATATGAAAGATAGTATCCCTGCTTTGGTAAAAACTACAGCAGGTTTTTTTATGCCTGAAAATGTTCAACCATCTATCAATACAGTACAGATAATTGATAACAGCAAGGTATCCGACCACCATGCTATTATTCCAACTATGGGAATAGAAAGCTATGATATTCACTCTCTACCCTTTGGAGAACGGGAAGTTTTACTCCTTATTGCCTTGCGTTTAGTTTGTGCAGTTGGAGATAACTGTCGTTATGCAGAAACACTTATAACTGCAAAATATAGCGGTGCAATATTTACTGCAAAGGGTAAAACCATACTTGAGGATGGCTGGAAGGCAATCCAGAAAATTTATCTTGACACTAAAAAAGAACAGTCTCAAGAAGAAAAGGATACTGCTTTGCCACCTGTTGCCCAAGGTGAAGTATATCCCGCAAAAGCTACGATTAAGGAAGGAAAGACCAGTCCACCAAAGCATTTCACAGATGATACCTTGCTTTCGGCTATGGAAAATGCAAATAATGCAGTAGATTATACAGAGCGTAAAGGTATTGGTACTCCTGCCACTCGTGCAGGAATTTTGGAAAAGCTCATTAAAACGGGACTTGCCGAGCGTAGAGGACAGAAAAAGATAAAGTACTTTATTCCTACCCATAAAGGAATTTCCCTTGTTACAGTTTTACCAGATGCAATAAAATCAGCACAGCTAACCACCCAATGGGAGGAACAATTAAAGAAGATTGAACATGGAACACTCTACCCTAATACTTTCTTAAAAAATATTTCACTTATGACAAAAGACATTGTATCAACCTATGAAATTATTGAAGGAGCAGATACCCTTTTTCCCTCAAACTCTAAGGGAGAGTCTATCGGTAAATGCCCTCGCTGTGGTGTGCGTGTATTAGCAAATAAGAAAGGATTTTGCTGTGAAAACAGAACTTGCGGTTTTGCCTTATGGAAAGAGAATAAGTTTTTTACTGCAAAGAAAAAGAAATTAACAAAGACCATAGCAGCAGAACTTTTGGAAAATGGCAAAGTTAAATTAAATGGCTGCTATTCTGAAAAAACAGGTAAAATCTATGATGCCATTATCATTCTTGATGATACAGGTGGTAAATATGTAAATTTAAAAATGGAGTTTCCCACAAAGAAAGGAAGGTGA
- a CDS encoding transposon-transfer assisting family protein: protein MNKFTLEERNLICIYNTGSRTGLLSELTQMQTHLEQDETELLELAQSVMDKVTAMSDVEFDSITAELIADFEG, encoded by the coding sequence ATGAATAAATTTACCCTAGAAGAAAGGAATTTAATCTGTATCTACAATACTGGCTCAAGAACAGGTTTACTCTCGGAACTTACTCAAATGCAAACTCACTTAGAGCAAGATGAAACTGAACTTTTGGAACTTGCACAATCAGTTATGGATAAGGTAACTGCTATGAGTGATGTTGAATTTGACAGTATTACAGCAGAACTGATTGCTGATTTTGAGGGATAG
- the radC gene encoding RadC family protein, whose amino-acid sequence MANTDELRYIQAFSRIIGVKEDDAIEYAQRKGLNSLVDNATQLLSTPAQREKHQAFLDLYRMSSGINTRNPIINSPEAASDFFHSVMDKIYDKEAFVVAFLNTKNRVIDHEVVSVGTINSSLVHPREVFRNAIINKANSVILCHNHPSGDLTPSKEDINITERLRETGNLLGIRVLDHLIINGINQNELYSFKAKGVLEATEVYNITSSVRNEDANYDFTKGTKAQSMDFNVPIQEHTYPLPDPDISISDRNSYGYLDDGMLPLSRERAAELFEQDLTVYLLYEDDTESMAFDREDIDNHSGIFGIQRTDWIALQNYEAMKDKEKTSVWELEQRFLETPNNSFAIYQLKNGEELRDYRFEGLERLQNSGLSVDHDNYELIYTAPITDFNGNQNHTLNKLYEQFNINHPTDFRGHSISVSDIIALKVNGIVSSYYVDSFGFKEQSHFLPAHNYLETAEKSVEQNYNQLDGIINNKPTVTELEQSIKGERKEKKTSVVEKLKTKPFIEKDKQKRIPQIGTEKER is encoded by the coding sequence ATGGCAAATACTGATGAACTTCGCTATATCCAAGCCTTTTCAAGAATTATCGGCGTAAAAGAGGATGATGCTATAGAATATGCACAGAGAAAGGGATTAAACTCGTTAGTGGACAACGCCACACAGCTCCTCTCTACTCCGGCTCAACGAGAAAAACACCAAGCCTTTCTCGATTTGTACAGAATGAGCAGTGGCATCAATACCCGAAACCCTATAATTAATTCACCAGAAGCTGCATCTGACTTTTTCCATTCGGTGATGGATAAAATATACGATAAAGAGGCATTTGTTGTAGCCTTTCTCAATACTAAGAATCGTGTCATTGACCATGAAGTTGTATCTGTTGGGACTATCAACAGCTCCCTCGTACACCCTAGAGAGGTTTTTAGGAATGCCATTATCAATAAGGCCAATTCAGTAATTCTATGTCATAATCACCCCTCTGGAGATTTAACTCCCAGTAAAGAGGATATTAACATTACAGAACGCCTTAGAGAGACTGGAAATCTACTGGGTATTCGAGTTTTAGACCATCTAATTATTAATGGTATCAATCAGAATGAACTCTATTCCTTTAAGGCTAAAGGTGTGTTGGAAGCCACAGAGGTTTACAATATCACTTCATCAGTACGGAATGAGGACGCAAATTATGATTTTACAAAGGGTACAAAGGCACAAAGCATGGATTTTAATGTACCAATACAAGAACATACCTACCCTTTGCCTGACCCAGATATAAGTATTTCAGACCGTAATTCCTACGGATATTTAGATGATGGGATGCTGCCACTATCAAGGGAACGAGCAGCAGAATTGTTTGAGCAGGATTTGACAGTGTACCTGCTTTATGAGGATGATACTGAATCAATGGCATTTGACCGTGAGGATATTGATAATCACAGTGGGATATTCGGGATTCAGCGTACCGATTGGATAGCCTTGCAGAACTATGAGGCAATGAAAGACAAGGAAAAAACCTCTGTATGGGAACTTGAACAGAGGTTTTTGGAAACTCCTAATAATTCCTTTGCCATTTATCAGCTTAAAAATGGAGAAGAATTGAGGGATTATCGCTTTGAAGGATTGGAACGACTGCAAAATTCCGGGCTTTCTGTAGATCATGATAATTATGAGCTTATCTATACTGCTCCCATAACCGATTTTAACGGAAATCAAAACCATACCCTTAACAAACTCTATGAACAGTTTAATATAAACCACCCGACTGATTTTAGGGGACACTCAATCTCTGTTAGTGACATCATTGCCTTAAAGGTAAATGGTATTGTATCTTCTTATTATGTAGACAGCTTTGGTTTTAAAGAACAATCGCATTTTCTTCCTGCACATAATTATTTAGAAACTGCTGAAAAATCAGTAGAGCAAAATTATAACCAACTGGACGGTATTATCAATAATAAGCCTACAGTAACAGAGTTGGAGCAAAGTATAAAAGGAGAAAGAAAGGAAAAGAAAACTTCTGTAGTAGAAAAGCTTAAAACAAAGCCATTCATAGAGAAAGATAAGCAGAAAAGAATACCTCAAATAGGTACGGAAAAGGAGCGATGA
- a CDS encoding DUF4366 domain-containing protein → MKKINIRIFATLFAVFLCLSAFPATAFAGGGEEEIPLIPEETETPQSDPVSLTPDGNLTLVDDISEEEAEDKQFVTLVSKNGNYFYLVIDRAGDKENVYFLNLVDEADLLALIEGETPQQPQVSQVCNCTDLCEDGKVDPNCSLCRNDLTKCTGKTTSPAPAPEPTEEKTNNAGSILIILLIVGIAGGGFYYFKVLKNKGNTKGNTLLEEYDFEDEDDFEDEYEYEIEDEDEDNDESEDI, encoded by the coding sequence ATGAAGAAAATTAACATTCGTATCTTTGCAACCTTATTTGCAGTATTTCTTTGCCTATCAGCTTTCCCGGCAACAGCTTTTGCAGGAGGTGGTGAAGAAGAAATACCGCTTATTCCTGAAGAAACTGAAACACCACAGTCGGACCCTGTTTCCCTTACTCCAGATGGAAACCTGACCCTTGTAGACGATATTTCAGAAGAAGAAGCCGAGGATAAACAATTTGTAACCCTTGTTTCCAAGAACGGCAACTACTTCTACTTAGTAATCGACCGTGCCGGGGATAAGGAAAATGTCTACTTCCTAAACCTTGTAGATGAGGCCGATTTGCTTGCACTCATTGAGGGAGAAACTCCACAACAACCTCAAGTATCACAGGTATGTAATTGCACCGACCTTTGTGAAGATGGAAAGGTAGACCCTAATTGTAGTCTTTGCAGAAATGACCTTACTAAATGCACAGGAAAGACCACAAGCCCTGCCCCTGCTCCTGAGCCTACGGAAGAAAAAACTAATAACGCAGGAAGTATATTGATTATCTTACTGATTGTAGGCATAGCAGGTGGTGGATTTTATTATTTCAAGGTGTTAAAAAATAAGGGAAATACCAAAGGCAATACACTCCTTGAGGAATATGACTTTGAAGATGAAGATGATTTTGAAGATGAGTATGAATACGAAATTGAGGATGAAGATGAAGACAATGATGAAAGTGAGGATATTTAA
- a CDS encoding TnpV protein, translating into MNEITYSRNGDYLIPDLTLTQPEQHLGKYGRMRKKYLQEHRTPLFNSLLLSEKLFPHLLEIDKTANRRLTQIMSDLQKVQPAPDKRQKQMEWVGYMNNLKAQAEEIILKELIYN; encoded by the coding sequence ATGAACGAAATCACTTACAGCAGGAACGGGGATTATCTGATACCCGACCTGACATTGACACAGCCAGAACAGCATCTCGGAAAATACGGGAGAATGAGGAAGAAATATCTTCAGGAACATCGAACACCCTTATTCAATTCTCTGCTGTTGAGCGAGAAACTGTTTCCCCATCTGTTGGAGATAGACAAAACAGCCAACAGGAGATTAACACAGATAATGTCGGACTTACAGAAAGTTCAGCCAGCACCCGACAAGAGACAGAAGCAGATGGAATGGGTAGGTTACATGAACAACCTGAAGGCACAAGCAGAGGAAATAATACTGAAGGAACTTATATACAATTAA
- a CDS encoding sporulation initiation factor Spo0A C-terminal domain-containing protein: MSMRKIYRKVARKNGVSIKEVKEEMQKALDYAYTNTPDDGVTEAYQKQVPSKDEIPTPYEFIRYAADKVK, from the coding sequence ATGAGTATGAGAAAGATTTACCGTAAAGTAGCAAGAAAAAATGGTGTTTCTATAAAAGAAGTAAAAGAGGAAATGCAGAAAGCCTTAGACTATGCTTATACCAATACACCTGATGATGGAGTTACAGAGGCTTATCAAAAACAAGTGCCATCAAAAGATGAAATACCTACACCCTATGAGTTTATAAGGTATGCAGCAGATAAAGTAAAATAA